A genomic window from Leptolyngbya sp. BL0902 includes:
- a CDS encoding indolepyruvate ferredoxin oxidoreductase subunit alpha has product MAHTIVTNVCEGVADCVDACPVACIHEGPGKNTKGTDWYWIDFSTCIDCGICLQVCPVEGAILPEEQPDLQQTPS; this is encoded by the coding sequence GTGGCCCACACCATTGTTACGAATGTCTGTGAAGGAGTTGCGGATTGCGTCGATGCTTGCCCGGTAGCCTGTATTCACGAAGGCCCTGGCAAGAACACCAAAGGTACCGACTGGTACTGGATTGACTTTTCCACCTGCATTGACTGCGGCATTTGCCTTCAGGTCTGTCCGGTGGAGGGAGCTATTTTGCCGGAAGAGCAGCCCGATCTTCAGCAAACTCCCAGTTGA